One segment of Stenotrophomonas sp. SAU14A_NAIMI4_8 DNA contains the following:
- a CDS encoding lysozyme inhibitor LprI family protein, which yields MASANALDARQRCVDAEFRIHDTALNEAYVAARSKMAVADQVVLRNLQRQWLGQRDSRCPQAGDAAVQLDAQQCRTHMTLLRARQLQGSGAAALVAEAKAVLVTPAQGATYTADAAPDDDGRIILQPGQGVISPPLQVAFNVADCSGTDNVTTCQVEAMKVTRGARNVAVTGVQPQLTRAGAGAGAKVAELLTVSDLNGDGAPDLQVWLDNNGVYNVPVYAFYLLDANANRYVRASALETAIGGRDIDRVENGRFVLRAQVSPCEREDKVIQLRGSETRTLLEHRYNTCNGERPTESELLN from the coding sequence ATGGCCAGCGCCAATGCGCTTGACGCCCGCCAACGCTGTGTCGACGCTGAGTTCAGGATCCATGACACCGCTCTTAACGAAGCTTACGTTGCAGCACGATCGAAGATGGCCGTCGCTGACCAGGTCGTGCTTCGCAATCTGCAGCGGCAGTGGCTTGGCCAGCGTGACAGCAGATGCCCGCAGGCAGGGGATGCCGCGGTCCAGCTGGATGCGCAGCAGTGCCGCACCCATATGACGTTGCTACGCGCCCGTCAGCTGCAGGGCAGTGGGGCTGCAGCCCTGGTCGCCGAAGCCAAAGCAGTCCTAGTCACACCAGCGCAGGGCGCCACCTATACAGCCGACGCCGCGCCTGATGACGACGGCAGGATCATCCTGCAGCCTGGTCAGGGTGTGATCTCGCCTCCATTACAGGTGGCCTTCAACGTGGCCGATTGTAGTGGCACGGACAACGTGACCACCTGTCAGGTGGAGGCGATGAAGGTGACGCGCGGCGCTCGCAACGTCGCTGTCACCGGCGTGCAGCCGCAGCTGACCCGCGCGGGTGCAGGCGCCGGTGCAAAGGTAGCCGAGCTGCTGACAGTCTCCGATCTGAACGGAGACGGTGCGCCGGATCTGCAGGTCTGGTTGGACAACAACGGTGTCTATAACGTCCCCGTGTATGCGTTTTACCTGCTCGACGCCAACGCCAATCGCTATGTTCGTGCAAGCGCGCTGGAAACGGCCATTGGTGGGCGGGACATCGACCGTGTCGAAAACGGCAGGTTTGTTCTGCGCGCCCAAGTCAGTCCGTGCGAGCGCGAGGACAAGGTTATCCAGCTCAGGGGAAGCGAAACGCGCACGTTGCTGGAACACCGCTACAACACCTGCAACGGTGAACGCCCGACCGAATCAGAGCTTCTGAATTAG
- a CDS encoding peptidoglycan-binding protein has protein sequence MSDGYGKSSVGFGLTRDQSVAMIVRTCIDNGITDHRQIAYVLATAQHESRDFAAPEEDWGRKQAVDLRYFGGEEYYGRGFAHLTHVNNYERLGEALGMGRELAEHPERAAEAEIATKVLVVGMRDGMFGARLSDHINSNHVDYRQARASVNGGELNNGSPYPDSIAVLATGWETEVAGLVQRVQQPGFQMPVPTSQGPVAAMDLHRGDASQHVFEAQQYLQRLGMRNNANVEIKPDGDFGASTEQAVLRFQTERGIIPANGHIDEALMQRLRADTLTLDPDFKRRSVTDLTGPLADGNLQPGERGEPVFEMRRQLEALGYLTEPNQRQERAARTYDADMQAAMRSFQQDQGLPLRPGGVIDGDARHQLNDAAVALSTLPPQSSIAPRTGRLSAHPIPAPSFSRTKCRHGNRPLPTQ, from the coding sequence ATGAGTGACGGCTATGGAAAAAGCAGCGTCGGATTCGGCCTGACCCGTGATCAGTCGGTGGCGATGATCGTCCGGACCTGCATCGATAATGGCATTACCGATCACCGGCAGATCGCGTATGTGCTGGCGACAGCTCAGCACGAATCGCGCGATTTCGCGGCACCTGAGGAAGATTGGGGAAGGAAGCAGGCAGTGGATCTTCGTTACTTTGGTGGCGAAGAGTACTACGGTCGTGGCTTTGCACATCTTACCCATGTGAACAACTACGAACGGCTGGGTGAGGCACTCGGCATGGGTCGCGAGTTGGCCGAACATCCGGAACGGGCGGCGGAAGCGGAAATCGCTACGAAAGTGCTGGTTGTTGGCATGCGCGACGGTATGTTTGGTGCGCGCCTGTCGGACCATATCAATAGCAATCATGTTGACTATCGGCAGGCACGGGCCTCGGTCAATGGTGGCGAGCTGAACAATGGCAGCCCGTATCCTGACAGCATCGCCGTATTGGCCACCGGTTGGGAGACTGAGGTGGCAGGCTTGGTCCAGCGTGTACAGCAGCCGGGCTTCCAAATGCCGGTGCCGACCAGCCAAGGGCCGGTTGCCGCAATGGACCTTCACCGTGGGGACGCCAGCCAGCACGTGTTCGAGGCACAGCAGTACCTCCAGCGTCTGGGAATGCGCAACAATGCCAATGTCGAGATCAAGCCTGATGGAGACTTCGGCGCATCCACCGAGCAGGCCGTACTCCGTTTTCAGACCGAGCGCGGAATCATTCCGGCCAACGGGCACATCGACGAGGCGTTGATGCAGCGCTTGCGGGCGGACACGCTCACACTCGACCCGGACTTCAAGCGCAGATCGGTGACCGACCTGACCGGCCCACTCGCCGATGGCAACCTGCAGCCCGGCGAGCGGGGGGAGCCGGTGTTCGAGATGCGTCGCCAACTTGAAGCGCTGGGTTATCTGACCGAACCCAACCAACGCCAGGAGCGTGCCGCGCGCACCTATGACGCAGACATGCAGGCCGCAATGCGCAGTTTCCAGCAGGATCAGGGCCTGCCGCTGCGACCGGGCGGTGTCATCGATGGAGATGCGCGACACCAGCTCAACGATGCTGCCGTAGCATTGAGCACGCTCCCACCACAGAGTTCGATCGCGCCGAGAACTGGCCGCCTCAGCGCCCACCCTATACCCGCACCGAGTTTCAGCCGGACCAAGTGCAGGCACGGCAACAGGCCGTTGCCGACCCAGTAG